DNA from Candidatus Methylomirabilota bacterium:
GGCTATCCCATACAGCAGTCTTACCCCGGTGGTGACCGAGTGCTTGACCCGGGAGCACGGGCAACTGGAGTCTGTCATGAGGCGGCTGTCGGGCCCGACGCTGACGGAGCTTGGGACGATCATTCCCGGGCTCGCGACCGCCGATGGGCCGCGGGAATCCCTCACCGCTGAGGAACGGCGAAGTCTGCTCTTTCACGGCATGGGAGATCTCCTCTGCCTGCTTTCAGAGCGGGCCCCGCTGGTGCTGTTCCTCGACGATATCCACTTCGTGGACGACGCAAGCTTGGAGGTCCTCTATCGCCTTCTGGACCGGGACGACGGCGGGGTGGTCGTCTACGGTGCGGGCCGGTCGGAGGCCCTCACCCAGCAGGAGGCCCCACCCCCACTGCTGCGTCTCTTCGCCCTCCTGCGCCAATCACCGAATTTTTCGAATGTGAGCCTCGACACGCTTGCACCGCAGGACGTCAAGCAGATGCTCGCGGCAATCCTGGAGCGGCACACGCCCTCGCCTGCCTTCTTGCAGCATCTGTTCGAGGCGAGCGGGGGAATTCCGCTGTTCGTCGAGGAGACGCTCAAGGGGCTCATCGCTAAGGGGGTCCTGAAGGCGGCGGAGGGAAACTGGGACCTAGACGCGGTGAATCTCGCCGAGATTCCGGCGTCGCTGGAGGCCGCAGTCCTCGGGGGGTTGGAAGCCCTTGACCAGGAAACCCACGCCATGATCTGGAAGGCGGCGGTGGTCGGCCCTCACGTGGACCTCACGCTGCTGGCCGGGGTGCTGGGGAAGGACCCAGGGGAAACCCAGCAGCTCGTTGATCGCGGGAAGAAGCAGCGGGTGTTCGAGGAGCCGGGTCCGCTGTCGGACGAGGAAGAAGTGCGGTTTTTGAGCCAGTGCTTTCAGCAAATTGTCTACACCGGCCTCGGCCAGGATGATCGCCGACGCACCCACCGGGTTGTCGGGGAGGTGGCGGAGCGGCTCGCGGGGTCGCAGGTTGAGGCGGTGTTGGGGCCGCTGGCATATCACTTCGAGCGCTCGGACGATACGGCCAAGGCGGAGTTCTACAGCCGACGAGTGCAGGAAGTCTCGACACAGCTCTTTTCGGCGGACGAAGTGGAGCGAGAGCTGAGCCTGAAGGTCGGGGCGCAGGACTTCCAGTTCCAGCTGGACGAGCAGACCTTCCCTCTGGCCGAGAGATTTTTGAGAACCTTGACCGTCGCGGTGAAGAACATGCGGCTGTACCCCGAGGGGAGTCAGCTCGTGACGGAGAGCGTGGCGGCGGCCACCACCACCCTACTGGACCTGCTAGGCCAGGTGGAGGCCGTGACTTTCGCCGAAGAGGGTCAGGCCCTTCTGGGCAACGGCCAGCCACTGGAGCGGAAAGGGCTACATCAGGTCGTCGAAGAAGTGTTGCAAGTCTACACCGACCATGGGATTCGCCGGTGCACCTTCGCGCGCGGGATCACCCAGACTGATGTGATGGGCCTGCTGAAGATCCTGAGCGGGCCGTCTCAGGGGATCCAGCACGACGTGGCATTCTGGGAGCAACGGCTCGAGTCGATGGGGATCGAGCACGTGGACATCTTTCCAGTCATCTATCTGGCGGCGGGGGAAGCGAAGACCGTTTGGAGGCGTGAACAGGCGGAGGCACGTCTGGACGATCCGACCCTGGTGTTGGTCCGTGACATGCTCCGCTCGCTCGCGGCGACGGTCGACAACATTCGTCTCTACCCGCCCGAGAGCGAGCTGATCACCCTCACCCTCGATCAGCTGGATCGCCATACCCAGGAGCTCTTTGAGCGCCTCCCGAGCCTGACCGTGGCAATGGCAGAGGGGACGATCGTCGTCAACGCGACCCGACCGAATCCCCGCCAGTTCGGCATCACGATTGAGATCCTCCAAAAGCTCATGGAGGAAAGTGGCCTCACGAGCCTGACCATCCGGCGCGGCGTGACCCGCGAGGAGTTTCGGGTATTTCTCAGTCACTTGGCCTTGCCCCTCGAGGACGCGCAGCGAGCACCCACCTTCTGGCGGAGCATGCTCGAAAGACGTGGGATCACCACTATCGAGGTGGGAACCCGCATGTACGCGGCTGCGGTGGAACTGGAGAGTCCCCTCGAAACTGTCGCCGGGGAGATCTCCGAGGCCGAGGAGATCCTCCAGCGCGTGGCCCAATGGCTCCAGGACCCCCTGGCGGCATTCCTCGAAGGGCAAGTTCAAGAAGAGATCGCGCCCGTTCTCGGGACGCTGCTCGGCGTCGAGCGCGAGGATCTGGCGCGGCAGCTCGTGGGACGGACCACGGGTGCATTAGCCGAAGCGGATGGGAGTCTCCGCCGGAAGGCCGCCGAAGGACTTCATGTCTCTTTGAGGGGCGTGGGGGAGGCATCCGTTGATTGGCTGCTCGACTTGATGCTTGAAACCGTCGCGGATGCCGTATCCAGAGAAACAGAACCCGAGGCGTTCCAGGGCGAGGTGGAACTTTCGGCAGAGATCCTCAAACGGCTCCTCCAACGTAGAGACCTCGTGCGAGGGGCGCCTCTAGCCGAGGCTCTAGGCAGACTGCCAACGAGAAAGCCCGAGATGGAGAACTTTGTCGAGCCGGTGAGGAGGTTCGTGGACTCGCTGGCGCCATACCTCATGAAGCTGATCCTGGAGGGTGAGGACCTAGAGACTTCCCGCGTCGCCGCGACACTTTTGCGTGCCCAGGGGAACGCAGCGTTTCGGCTCCTCAGCCAGGAGCTGGCGCGGGCCGCTTCGCTCGAAAAGACCTGCCGTATTGTGGCAGTACTCGACGTCGTCGCGCCGGCCCTGGGAAGCGATTTTTTCTTTCTCCTAGGTCATTCGGAGGTGCAGATCCGGGCCGAGATGGCCAAGGCGCTCACGCGGCTCTCGCGAGTCCAGGCGGTGCGGTTTCTCCGGCAGGCTATGAGCCAGCCCGAGCCCGAGGTGGTGCTCGGAGCCCTCGAGTGCGTACGTGGGCTTGGGGGAGTCGAGTTGATCGACTCCGTGATCGGCCTGCTCGACCATCCACCGAGTGAGCATGTGCTGAGGGTCGCCTGCCTCCGCCTCGGTACGTTGCAGAACGCCCGTGCCGTCAGTCCGCTCCTTCGAATCCTCGGCCGCCGCCCGCGATTTTTCGGTCTGCGGAAGGGCCTTCCGGAAGAGATCCGAGCAACCGCTGCCCGCGCCCTCGGTGAGCTGGGCTTCCCAGAGGCGCGCGAGGGGCTGGAGGTAGCTGTCAAGGATCCGAGTA
Protein-coding regions in this window:
- a CDS encoding diguanylate cyclase; the encoded protein is MAISAVREASRLIFVDELTGLYNRRFMRQYLRDRLDHFVQSRTPLCVIMFDLDGFKQVNDTYGHLEGDLVLKRLAQLIRETAPSGSYAIRFAGDEFFVFLEGVDGAGGVSVAEGIRERVAAQPFSSDKVPDGVPVQVSVGVAACPEDATSATDLIDAADQALYQSKRMGKNCVSRASRSMLPPEEEVLERFPCPRVVGRYAELEKLDRALVDSADRKHRFLLVEGHRGLGKSRLLAEVMQRAGTRGLRCFFGRCLESHQAIPYSSLTPVVTECLTREHGQLESVMRRLSGPTLTELGTIIPGLATADGPRESLTAEERRSLLFHGMGDLLCLLSERAPLVLFLDDIHFVDDASLEVLYRLLDRDDGGVVVYGAGRSEALTQQEAPPPLLRLFALLRQSPNFSNVSLDTLAPQDVKQMLAAILERHTPSPAFLQHLFEASGGIPLFVEETLKGLIAKGVLKAAEGNWDLDAVNLAEIPASLEAAVLGGLEALDQETHAMIWKAAVVGPHVDLTLLAGVLGKDPGETQQLVDRGKKQRVFEEPGPLSDEEEVRFLSQCFQQIVYTGLGQDDRRRTHRVVGEVAERLAGSQVEAVLGPLAYHFERSDDTAKAEFYSRRVQEVSTQLFSADEVERELSLKVGAQDFQFQLDEQTFPLAERFLRTLTVAVKNMRLYPEGSQLVTESVAAATTTLLDLLGQVEAVTFAEEGQALLGNGQPLERKGLHQVVEEVLQVYTDHGIRRCTFARGITQTDVMGLLKILSGPSQGIQHDVAFWEQRLESMGIEHVDIFPVIYLAAGEAKTVWRREQAEARLDDPTLVLVRDMLRSLAATVDNIRLYPPESELITLTLDQLDRHTQELFERLPSLTVAMAEGTIVVNATRPNPRQFGITIEILQKLMEESGLTSLTIRRGVTREEFRVFLSHLALPLEDAQRAPTFWRSMLERRGITTIEVGTRMYAAAVELESPLETVAGEISEAEEILQRVAQWLQDPLAAFLEGQVQEEIAPVLGTLLGVEREDLARQLVGRTTGALAEADGSLRRKAAEGLHVSLRGVGEASVDWLLDLMLETVADAVSRETEPEAFQGEVELSAEILKRLLQRRDLVRGAPLAEALGRLPTRKPEMENFVEPVRRFVDSLAPYLMKLILEGEDLETSRVAATLLRAQGNAAFRLLSQELARAASLEKTCRIVAVLDVVAPALGSDFFFLLGHSEVQIRAEMAKALTRLSRVQAVRFLRQAMSQPEPEVVLGALECVRGLGGVELIDSVIGLLDHPPSEHVLRVACLRLGTLQNARAVSPLLRILGRRPRFFGLRKGLPEEIRATAARALGELGFPEAREGLEVAVKDPSNSVRAAVRLALHKIHQELEPAPER